In Arachis hypogaea cultivar Tifrunner chromosome 2, arahy.Tifrunner.gnm2.J5K5, whole genome shotgun sequence, a genomic segment contains:
- the LOC140176998 gene encoding uncharacterized protein, with translation MVGAKRLSFIRFNQPKLRVERYKALDESFVSGKADIVATGQHIILPSTFTGGPRYMFNNCKDAFAICNYTGYPSFFITITSNPDWDEVKRLLHGSGLSPQDCPDIVSRIFKIKLNHLISNFKSDVYTVEFQKTGLPHAHILLFIHPLDKPKSPSDIEKFISAEIPDKRRRPKLYAAVERFLVHGPYGRHNKKSPCMVEGHCSKFFPKPFRSRTVIDEAGFPKYKRPDNGRTLTKRNVIIDNSFIVPYNPYLLLKYGYHINVEHMCQTSVIKYLFKYVYKGNDRVTTSFYQSAEDSMSGRVVDEIKNYYDCRYISSYEAALRLFGYDIQIKDPTVIRLPFHLPEDHPVIFRDHDNIQLF, from the exons ATGGTTGGGGCTAAACGATTGAGCTTTATTAGATTTAACCAACCAAAGTTAAGGGTTGAAAGATACAAGGCCTTAGATGAGTCATTCGTAAGTGGCAAAGCTGACATCGTTGCCACTGGGCAGCATATTATTCTTCCTAGCACATTTACCGGTGGTCCTAGGTACATGTTTAACAACTGCAAAGATGCTTTTGCTATTTGCAATTATACTGGATATCCTAGCTTCTTTATTACAATTACATCCAATCCTGACTGGGATGAGGTTAAGAGATTGCTTCACGGTTCTGGTTTATCACCTCAGGATTGTCCAGATATTGTATCAAGGATATTCAAGATTAAGCTTAATCATTTAATCAGCAATTTTAAAAGCG ATGTATACACTGTTGAATTTCAGAAGACGGGTTTACCCCATGCACACATATTGTTATTCATTCATCCTCTAGACAAGCCAAAGTCTCCATCAGATATTGAGAAATTTATTTCTGCTGAGATACCTGATAAACGTCGTAGACCTAAGTTGTATGCTGCTGTTGAGAGATTCTTGGTACATGGTCCTTACGGTCGACATAACAAAAAGAGTCCGTGCATGGTAGAGGGCCACTGTTCAAAGTTTTTTCCTAAGCCATTTAGGTCACGTACTGTTATTGATGAAGCTGGGTTCCCCAAGTATAAGAGACCAGACAATGGTCGAACGTTAACAAAGAGGAATGTCATCATTGATAATTCATTCATTGTACCATACAATCCTTATTTGTTGCTGAAGTATGGCTATCATATAAATGTGGAGCATATGTGCCAAACTTCTGTTATCAAGTATCTATTTAAATATGTGTACAAGGGTAATGATCGTGTAACTACTTCTTTCTATCAATCTGCCGAGGACTCAATGTCTGGACGTGTAGTGGATGAAATAAAAAACTATTATGACTGTCGTTATATATCCTCATATGAGGCAGCTTTGAGATTATTTGGTTATGACATTCAAATTAAAGATCCTACTGTTATTAGGTTGCCTTTTCACCTCCCTGAAGATCATCCTGTAATTTTTAGAGATCATGATAATATTCAATTGTTCTGA